The proteins below come from a single Mesorhizobium loti genomic window:
- a CDS encoding lysine N(6)-hydroxylase/L-ornithine N(5)-oxygenase family protein, whose protein sequence is MEHSCIGVGAGPSNLSLACQLHEEIGQGALFLDRQVDFRWHPGSAFDSSELQVSHFKDLVTLVNPRSAYTFVNYLDENGRLYHFLNAQFEAVLRAEFEQYLNWAFQKNPLVRGGETVREIRFDGEFQVRTDDAVLGARNVVVGIGKQAQIPPQFQGWTGANLFHSSDVLHIHPEVRKKDVCVVGGGQSGAEVLLHLVSRPNEQRPASITWVSQRENYLPIDNSPFTNELFMPCFSDRFAAMSESQRKLFLRRFVLASDGISESTLRAVYQALYRHEFLEPNQCDIALWPGCNVSRCINAGAGHRLTLQRGIDDIEEVTADIVILATGYENAVPGFLEPIADRLEQIDKEMVIGEDFSVSWDGPRDRRIFVQNANLGQRGLADPNLRLLAWRARRILNSLLGRSPYANPEHPGFISRTSLESWCDTAGEEMGSGI, encoded by the coding sequence GTGGAGCACTCTTGCATTGGGGTCGGTGCTGGCCCGTCTAATTTGAGCCTTGCGTGTCAGTTACACGAGGAAATCGGGCAAGGGGCACTGTTCCTGGATCGGCAAGTCGACTTCCGCTGGCATCCAGGCAGCGCATTCGATTCCTCGGAGCTCCAGGTCAGCCACTTCAAGGATCTGGTCACGCTGGTGAATCCGCGATCGGCCTACACTTTCGTAAACTACCTGGACGAGAACGGGCGTCTGTACCACTTCCTGAACGCACAGTTCGAGGCCGTGCTCAGAGCTGAGTTCGAGCAGTACCTGAACTGGGCTTTCCAAAAAAATCCGCTTGTCCGCGGCGGAGAGACGGTGCGCGAAATCCGCTTTGACGGCGAGTTTCAGGTGCGGACGGACGACGCGGTTCTTGGCGCCAGAAACGTGGTGGTCGGCATTGGCAAGCAGGCGCAAATTCCGCCTCAGTTTCAGGGCTGGACTGGGGCCAACCTGTTCCACTCATCTGATGTACTGCACATCCATCCAGAAGTGCGGAAAAAGGATGTCTGCGTGGTTGGCGGGGGACAGTCGGGAGCCGAGGTGCTGTTGCATCTTGTCAGCCGACCGAACGAACAGCGGCCTGCCTCGATCACTTGGGTCTCACAGCGCGAAAACTACCTGCCCATCGACAACAGCCCGTTCACAAACGAGTTGTTCATGCCCTGCTTTTCGGATCGTTTCGCGGCGATGAGCGAGTCGCAGCGCAAGCTCTTCCTTCGGCGTTTTGTGCTTGCCTCGGACGGCATTTCGGAAAGCACGCTGCGCGCTGTGTATCAGGCGCTGTATCGCCACGAATTTCTCGAGCCAAACCAATGCGACATCGCACTGTGGCCGGGTTGCAACGTCTCGCGCTGCATCAACGCCGGCGCGGGTCACAGGCTGACCCTGCAGCGCGGCATTGACGATATCGAAGAAGTCACGGCCGACATCGTCATCCTGGCCACCGGTTACGAGAACGCGGTGCCAGGCTTCTTGGAACCGATCGCGGACCGGCTGGAACAGATCGACAAAGAGATGGTTATTGGCGAGGACTTTTCGGTGTCCTGGGACGGACCGCGTGACAGACGCATCTTCGTACAGAACGCGAACCTCGGGCAGCGCGGGCTGGCCGATCCGAATCTTAGGCTGCTGGCCTGGCGCGCACGTCGCATCCTCAACAGCCTTCTTGGGCGCTCGCCATACGCGAACCCCGAGCATCCTGGATTCATCAGCCGTACCTCCCTCGAGAGCTGGTGCGACACAGCAGGCGAAGAAATGGGCAGCGGGATATGA
- a CDS encoding carbonic anhydrase: MHRRNLIKGFVALGACPVCVQAAHAVSTHWGYTGPDGPEHWADLDKKNFACSAGTQQSPINIKSAVKAEIPHIAIGWGKGGGNMMNNGHTIQINMPEGSTLTRGDRVYELVQFHFHAPSEHQVAGKTFPMEAHFVHKDTQSGGLGVLGVFLRPGATNVSFAGLAAAFPGKSGEEIAVDEVDPNGLLPASLGYWTYEGSLTTPPCTENVEWMVAMEPVDVDPADIERFTSLYPLNARPIHSPNRRFILGLG; the protein is encoded by the coding sequence ATGCATCGTCGTAATCTGATTAAAGGGTTCGTCGCACTCGGAGCATGCCCGGTTTGCGTTCAAGCCGCGCATGCGGTCAGCACTCATTGGGGATATACAGGCCCGGACGGACCGGAGCACTGGGCCGATTTGGACAAGAAAAATTTCGCCTGCTCGGCAGGCACGCAGCAATCACCGATCAATATCAAGAGCGCAGTCAAGGCCGAGATTCCACATATCGCCATCGGTTGGGGAAAAGGCGGCGGCAACATGATGAACAACGGTCACACCATCCAAATCAATATGCCGGAAGGCAGCACGCTGACTCGCGGGGATCGTGTCTACGAACTGGTACAGTTCCATTTTCATGCGCCGAGCGAACACCAGGTGGCGGGCAAGACCTTCCCGATGGAAGCGCATTTCGTTCATAAGGACACACAGAGCGGTGGTCTGGGTGTGCTGGGCGTCTTTTTGAGGCCGGGCGCGACAAATGTCAGCTTTGCCGGCCTTGCCGCGGCCTTTCCCGGAAAGTCAGGCGAGGAGATCGCGGTCGACGAGGTCGATCCCAACGGGCTCCTGCCGGCGTCGCTTGGCTACTGGACCTACGAGGGGTCATTGACGACACCGCCATGCACCGAAAACGTCGAGTGGATGGTGGCAATGGAGCCGGTCGACGTCGACCCCGCAGACATCGAGCGATTTACCTCACTCTACCCGTTGAACGCGCGGCCTATCCATTCACCTAATCGGCGCTTCATTCTAGGCCTCGGTTGA
- a CDS encoding peroxiredoxin, with amino-acid sequence MTVHKRVPFVTFLTRVRDESVQGPNPYRWEEKTSDDYFAGKRVILFSLPGAFTPTCSTYQLPKFEALYDEFEKEGIEAIYCLSVNDAFVMNAWGKSLGLQKVRLIPDGSGEFTRKMGMLVAKDNLGFGMRSWRYAALINNGVVEQWFEEDGFSDNCEADPYGVSSPQNVLETLKAAA; translated from the coding sequence ATGACGGTCCACAAGAGGGTTCCCTTCGTCACCTTTCTCACGCGTGTGCGCGATGAGTCAGTTCAGGGGCCCAATCCATATCGCTGGGAAGAAAAGACATCCGACGACTACTTTGCCGGCAAGCGCGTCATCCTGTTCTCGCTACCTGGCGCCTTCACGCCGACCTGCTCGACCTACCAACTGCCCAAATTCGAAGCCCTCTATGACGAGTTTGAGAAGGAGGGAATTGAAGCCATCTACTGCCTTTCCGTCAACGATGCCTTCGTCATGAATGCGTGGGGGAAATCCTTGGGCCTGCAGAAGGTGCGGCTCATCCCGGATGGATCGGGCGAGTTTACGCGCAAAATGGGCATGCTGGTTGCCAAGGACAATCTCGGCTTCGGTATGCGCTCTTGGCGCTACGCCGCCCTTATCAACAATGGCGTGGTGGAGCAGTGGTTTGAGGAGGATGGTTTCTCCGACAACTGCGAGGCCGACCCCTATGGCGTATCATCCCCGCAGAACGTTCTTGAAACCCTCAAGGCTGCCGCATGA
- the rpoN gene encoding RNA polymerase factor sigma-54 — protein MQSSASLLQRQKQSMIASPQLIESIRLLQLAHTELHQYVGQEIAKNPLLELAPSEEGPSGDDWSIPGEDPDIGAREKDFDKPTSAEAPERFMQSKSTGNTANAPPGAGNAVDNFSVSAETLHDHVARQIALTAFTSQERLIAGQLAAHLEDTGYLQVSLVELASSLNVRADDVERVLGILQHFDPPGLFARTLSECLEIQLRQRDRFDPAMAALVANLEMLARRDFQALKQHCGVDEEDLLDMLHEIRALDPKPGNQFHTGGPECVMPEVWVMPSPGGGWQIELDPNTLPKLLINHTYFAEVSRAAVQNSKDQAFLHECLQNANWLIRSLDQRANTILKVATEIVRQQEAFLEHGVSHLKPLNLRTVAEAINVHESTVSRVTSNKYMLTPRGVFELKYFFTVAIASCEGGDAHSAEAVRHRIKAIIAGESLADVLSDDDIAVRLKETGIDVARRTVTKYREAMNIPSSVQRRREKRLWLEGDQGSAA, from the coding sequence ATGCAATCCTCAGCAAGCCTGCTTCAGCGTCAGAAGCAATCTATGATTGCGTCGCCTCAACTGATTGAGTCGATCCGATTGCTGCAACTGGCGCATACCGAGCTGCATCAGTACGTGGGGCAGGAAATCGCAAAGAACCCGCTTTTGGAGTTGGCGCCAAGCGAGGAAGGGCCGTCTGGAGATGATTGGTCGATTCCGGGAGAGGATCCCGACATCGGCGCACGTGAAAAGGACTTTGACAAGCCGACCAGTGCCGAGGCCCCGGAAAGGTTCATGCAATCGAAATCGACCGGCAACACAGCCAACGCCCCGCCGGGCGCGGGCAATGCAGTCGACAATTTTTCCGTCTCCGCCGAAACATTGCACGACCACGTCGCGCGTCAGATCGCCCTCACTGCGTTCACATCGCAGGAGAGGCTGATTGCTGGCCAGCTTGCCGCTCACCTGGAAGATACTGGCTATCTTCAGGTAAGCCTTGTGGAACTGGCCAGCAGCCTAAACGTCCGGGCGGACGATGTGGAACGGGTGCTCGGAATCTTGCAGCACTTTGATCCACCGGGACTTTTTGCGCGAACTCTCAGCGAATGCCTTGAGATCCAGTTGCGCCAACGAGACCGGTTCGACCCGGCGATGGCAGCGTTGGTTGCCAACCTTGAGATGCTTGCGCGACGCGATTTTCAGGCATTGAAGCAGCATTGCGGCGTCGATGAAGAAGACCTTCTCGACATGTTGCATGAAATCCGTGCTCTCGACCCCAAGCCTGGAAATCAGTTCCACACCGGAGGGCCGGAATGCGTCATGCCTGAAGTCTGGGTCATGCCCTCGCCTGGCGGTGGGTGGCAAATCGAACTTGATCCGAACACGCTACCCAAGCTGCTGATCAACCATACCTACTTCGCCGAAGTCTCGCGCGCGGCCGTCCAAAATTCGAAAGATCAAGCATTTCTCCACGAATGCTTGCAAAACGCGAACTGGTTAATCCGCAGCCTCGATCAGCGCGCCAACACGATTCTTAAGGTTGCGACTGAAATCGTGCGCCAGCAGGAGGCCTTTTTGGAACATGGCGTCTCCCACCTGAAGCCTCTCAATCTCAGGACTGTCGCTGAAGCGATCAACGTGCACGAGTCGACGGTAAGCCGGGTGACATCCAACAAGTACATGCTTACCCCACGCGGTGTTTTCGAGCTGAAGTACTTTTTCACTGTCGCGATCGCCTCCTGCGAAGGGGGCGACGCGCACTCCGCCGAAGCTGTGCGCCATCGGATCAAAGCGATAATCGCCGGAGAATCGCTTGCTGACGTGCTTTCCGACGATGATATCGCTGTCCGGCTCAAAGAAACCGGCATCGATGTTGCACGCCGCACCGTCACAAAATATCGCGAAGCGATGAACATCCCCTCCTCTGTGCAACGGCGACGGGAAAAGCGCTTGTGGCTAGAGGGCGATCAAGGCTCCGCGGCCTAG
- a CDS encoding nitrogen fixation protein NifQ — translation MFAHHYGWLCARQWPRIELKRGFDQHVLACVLSCALEEVEAGEATATESTGLSRAELRDVLTHSFPATAINAFALDELCDPKPEMEEELLHSLLLAHARPGDPASACFAKIVARRAMRNNHLWQDLGLLNRAELSRLLATHFPTLAAGNTQNMKWKKYFYRKLCEAEGFSLCTAPTCRECNDFESCFGPEQGESRLAHIKNGIALD, via the coding sequence ATGTTCGCTCATCACTATGGTTGGCTCTGCGCCCGCCAATGGCCGCGGATCGAGTTGAAGAGGGGGTTCGATCAGCATGTGCTTGCCTGTGTGCTTTCGTGTGCGCTCGAGGAGGTCGAGGCCGGCGAGGCGACGGCGACGGAGTCGACCGGCCTTTCGCGCGCAGAGCTGCGCGACGTGCTGACCCACAGTTTCCCCGCTACCGCGATAAACGCCTTCGCCTTGGACGAGCTATGCGACCCCAAGCCGGAAATGGAAGAAGAACTTCTGCACAGCCTGCTGCTGGCGCATGCCCGGCCGGGCGATCCGGCGAGCGCCTGCTTCGCTAAGATCGTCGCCCGGCGTGCCATGCGCAACAACCATCTCTGGCAGGATCTTGGCCTTCTCAATCGGGCCGAGCTCAGCCGCCTGCTTGCCACGCATTTTCCGACCTTGGCAGCCGGCAACACCCAAAACATGAAATGGAAGAAGTACTTCTACCGCAAACTCTGCGAGGCCGAAGGTTTTTCGCTATGCACCGCGCCCACTTGCCGGGAATGCAATGATTTCGAAAGCTGCTTCGGCCCCGAGCAAGGCGAAAGCCGCCTCGCACACATCAAGAACGGGATCGCTTTGGATTAA
- a CDS encoding LLM class flavin-dependent oxidoreductase, whose product MEFATFILAAQRGYHQSSDSVIRNSIEQAVLSEQAGFNTAWFAEHHFNNYSLVPSPLMMVAHCAGLTSTIRLGTAVCVLPLYHPQRLLSEIGFADVVANGRLELGVGVGYQQFEFERFGVNIDEAPAIFSEYLDILLKGLNQNIFEHDGRYEKIPPTAISVPTVQKPTPPIWIAGGPLRMSRAYREGHNFFVTAFHNGLETLSTLRESIEEAAASEGKNVTDARISLLRCCYASDDQAEINSYLDNARFQRRLSEALHQRRQQSLDGYLLQETPTQQDLSLETMRENLPIGSVNRVIDRLLEEMDILKPDQIAIQTQLGDFDQKTMLRQIELWGDKIIPAVNKSLPEARV is encoded by the coding sequence ATGGAATTCGCAACCTTCATCCTGGCCGCCCAGCGCGGCTATCATCAATCCTCCGACAGCGTCATCCGCAACTCAATCGAACAAGCCGTTCTTTCGGAGCAGGCTGGCTTCAACACCGCCTGGTTCGCCGAGCACCACTTCAACAATTACAGCCTTGTTCCGTCGCCCTTGATGATGGTGGCGCACTGCGCCGGCCTGACAAGCACCATTCGCCTCGGCACTGCCGTCTGCGTGTTGCCGCTCTATCACCCGCAGCGACTGCTTTCCGAGATCGGCTTCGCCGACGTCGTGGCGAACGGCCGTCTCGAGCTCGGAGTCGGCGTGGGATACCAGCAATTCGAGTTCGAACGCTTCGGCGTCAACATCGATGAGGCGCCGGCCATCTTTTCGGAATATCTGGACATCCTTCTGAAGGGCCTCAACCAAAATATCTTCGAGCACGATGGCCGGTATGAGAAGATACCCCCGACGGCGATTTCGGTGCCCACCGTCCAGAAGCCGACCCCGCCGATCTGGATCGCCGGCGGTCCCCTGCGCATGAGCCGGGCCTATCGCGAGGGACACAATTTCTTTGTCACAGCATTCCACAACGGCTTAGAGACTTTGAGCACGCTGCGCGAATCGATCGAGGAGGCGGCGGCTTCCGAAGGTAAGAATGTCACGGACGCCAGGATATCGCTGCTGCGTTGCTGCTATGCCAGCGACGACCAGGCAGAGATAAACAGCTATCTCGACAATGCCCGCTTCCAGCGCCGGCTGTCTGAAGCACTGCATCAGCGCCGCCAGCAGAGCCTGGACGGCTATTTGCTGCAGGAAACGCCGACGCAGCAGGATCTGTCATTGGAGACTATGCGCGAGAACCTGCCGATCGGCAGCGTGAATCGCGTGATTGATCGCCTACTGGAAGAGATGGATATCCTGAAACCGGACCAGATCGCAATTCAGACCCAATTGGGGGATTTCGACCAAAAGACAATGCTGCGCCAGATCGAGCTCTGGGGAGACAAGATCATCCCGGCGGTCAACAAGTCCCTCCCTGAGGCGAGGGTTTGA
- a CDS encoding SDR family oxidoreductase yields the protein MKREGRIVIITGAAGGIGRALVDILAGGGDTVVAVDLPGSGVVELARGLGDPHLGLECDVSRDVEVLALYGRVEAQFAQIDVLINNAAIGPTMTATVDTAADAFRRGLAVNLIGPFVMAREAARRMKLDGAIVNVASLAGMVGSPRRNAYAASKAGLISLTKSLACEWASRGIRVTAVAPGYVRTPMVAELERAGKMDLAAVRRRVPMGRMARPDEIARAVRFLTRVEARYITGSVLVVDGGWTSFNQPGDAHPAVEGTPRAELSSESERTDARIVLVTGGANGIGAAIVRRFAATGDTVVIADKDRAAATVLAGSLGGKNLAKFVDVAIESEVVALFEEMRGRFGRIDILVNGAAIADTFVAGIEQMPAEIDQVLDVNLTGAFTCAREAAKAMRPGGVILNLGSINSFLPFAPRHAYGASKAGMDMLTRCMAAELGPIGIRTATVAPGYIRTPALAQLKAGRIDSTAIARRIPMGMMGRPEDVADAAFFLASSDASYINGSILYVDGGWTSFGDAGNASEFYDEYFAEDAG from the coding sequence ATGAAGCGGGAAGGACGCATCGTCATCATTACAGGCGCCGCGGGCGGGATCGGCCGGGCCCTGGTCGATATCCTTGCTGGGGGTGGAGACACTGTTGTTGCGGTGGACCTTCCGGGCAGCGGCGTGGTTGAACTGGCCCGTGGCCTCGGCGACCCGCATCTTGGCCTCGAATGCGACGTCTCGCGAGACGTGGAAGTCCTCGCCCTTTATGGCCGGGTCGAAGCGCAGTTCGCTCAGATCGACGTTCTCATCAACAACGCGGCCATCGGACCGACCATGACTGCGACTGTCGACACGGCAGCCGATGCCTTCCGGCGCGGCTTGGCAGTAAACCTGATTGGGCCGTTTGTCATGGCCCGCGAAGCGGCGAGGCGGATGAAGCTGGACGGCGCCATCGTCAACGTCGCTTCGCTGGCGGGGATGGTCGGCAGTCCCAGGCGCAATGCCTACGCAGCCTCGAAAGCGGGCCTGATCTCGTTGACGAAGTCGCTTGCATGCGAATGGGCTTCGCGCGGCATACGCGTGACGGCGGTTGCGCCAGGCTATGTGCGCACGCCGATGGTCGCAGAACTGGAACGCGCGGGTAAAATGGACCTTGCGGCGGTACGCCGCCGCGTGCCGATGGGGCGCATGGCGCGGCCCGACGAGATCGCCCGGGCCGTGCGTTTTCTGACCAGAGTTGAGGCGCGCTACATCACCGGATCGGTGCTGGTGGTCGACGGCGGCTGGACGTCATTCAACCAGCCGGGGGACGCGCACCCGGCGGTGGAAGGGACGCCCAGAGCCGAGCTCTCTTCTGAGAGCGAACGAACCGATGCGCGAATCGTGCTCGTCACGGGTGGCGCGAACGGCATAGGCGCCGCCATAGTTCGCCGTTTTGCAGCGACCGGCGATACCGTCGTGATTGCTGATAAAGATCGCGCTGCCGCTACTGTACTCGCTGGATCGCTCGGCGGAAAGAACCTGGCGAAATTCGTGGATGTGGCCATCGAGAGCGAGGTGGTGGCGCTGTTCGAGGAGATGAGGGGACGCTTCGGGCGCATCGACATCCTCGTCAACGGTGCTGCTATTGCCGACACCTTTGTGGCGGGCATCGAACAAATGCCGGCAGAAATCGACCAGGTCCTGGATGTCAATCTCACCGGCGCCTTCACTTGCGCGCGTGAGGCGGCCAAAGCGATGCGCCCCGGCGGCGTGATCCTCAATCTCGGATCGATCAACAGCTTTCTGCCCTTTGCGCCGCGCCATGCCTACGGCGCCTCGAAAGCGGGGATGGACATGCTGACCCGATGCATGGCGGCCGAACTCGGGCCGATCGGCATTCGGACAGCCACCGTCGCTCCCGGTTACATCCGCACGCCTGCACTTGCTCAGTTGAAGGCCGGCCGCATCGACTCAACAGCGATCGCACGACGAATTCCGATGGGCATGATGGGACGGCCGGAAGACGTCGCAGACGCGGCGTTTTTCCTCGCTTCGTCTGACGCCTCATACATCAACGGCTCGATCCTCTATGTGGACGGCGGCTGGACCTCGTTCGGCGATGCGGGAAACGCCAGCGAATTCTATGACGAATATTTTGCGGAGGACGCTGGTTGA
- a CDS encoding nuclear transport factor 2 family protein has translation MDQGKITELLDREAIRDCLYRYCRGIDRADEAALRSAYWLDAHDNHGAYCGSAEGFIRFALGVFQTGPRNIHQITNILIEFISPTEAAVESYFTALQRGPDKHGEVRQTLLCGRYCDLFQKREGEWRIAERTVVYDWLEEQIPAAIPEAERFGSRQPIGAPHPDDPVYALEKHRILLAIRPAEVPNRDKSYDDFAMAQRSR, from the coding sequence ATGGACCAGGGAAAAATTACCGAACTACTCGACCGTGAAGCGATCCGCGACTGCCTCTATCGGTACTGCCGCGGGATAGATCGCGCGGACGAGGCGGCGTTGCGCAGCGCGTACTGGCTCGATGCGCATGACAATCACGGCGCCTATTGCGGCTCGGCAGAGGGCTTCATCCGGTTTGCGCTCGGGGTCTTCCAGACCGGGCCTCGCAACATCCATCAGATCACGAACATCCTGATCGAATTCATCAGCCCGACAGAAGCCGCGGTCGAGAGCTATTTCACCGCGCTGCAACGCGGACCGGACAAACACGGAGAAGTACGCCAGACGCTCCTCTGCGGGCGCTACTGCGATCTGTTTCAGAAAAGGGAAGGGGAGTGGCGGATTGCCGAACGGACGGTGGTCTACGATTGGCTCGAGGAGCAGATCCCAGCAGCGATCCCTGAGGCAGAACGGTTCGGGTCGCGGCAGCCTATCGGCGCACCTCATCCGGATGACCCAGTCTACGCGCTTGAGAAGCATCGCATCCTCCTCGCCATCAGGCCTGCAGAGGTTCCGAACAGAGACAAAAGCTATGATGATTTTGCAATGGCACAGCGATCCCGGTGA
- a CDS encoding ferredoxin: MRIIVHKHKCQGHARCSAQAPDIFKLDDEGYILPGDIEVAEGKHLLASRGTRSCPERALELDATPAARAESDVIQPRGRRV; the protein is encoded by the coding sequence ATGCGCATCATCGTCCATAAACACAAATGCCAGGGTCACGCGCGATGCTCGGCGCAAGCGCCCGATATCTTCAAGCTCGATGACGAGGGCTACATCCTGCCTGGTGACATTGAGGTTGCGGAGGGGAAGCACCTACTTGCGTCACGAGGCACGCGATCTTGCCCCGAACGTGCACTGGAACTCGACGCTACACCCGCTGCGCGGGCTGAATCGGATGTCATTCAACCGAGAGGCCGGCGGGTTTGA
- a CDS encoding cytochrome P450, whose product MAINWVPDHIPPEMVRDFSLFKSPGMLPAPNGDPHAAVACVHAGPPIFYSPYNTRDGRGTWVITRASDQRRVLQDAETFSSHRSIFASALGENWPMIPLELDPPAHGVFRSLLNPLLSPKRAMVLEPAIRERAVTLIDRIAAAGTSCDVMKEFAFPFTVNIFLRFLGLPDHRLDTFVGWAKDLIHGDHLKRPAAAQTIVAFIDELATKRRKDPVDDFMTFILQAQVEGRQLSDVEVRGIGVLVFVAGLDTVAAAIGFDLAYLARNLKDQELLRSEPDRIALAVEELLRAYPTVQMIRVATKDIDFEGVPIRKGDYVSCATMIANRDPAEFECPNTIDLARENNRHAAFGYGPHRCLGSHLARREIVIGLEEWLARIPAFRIKKGTAPITSGGHVFGIKNLILHWS is encoded by the coding sequence ATGGCGATTAACTGGGTTCCAGATCACATCCCGCCCGAAATGGTGAGGGACTTCAGCCTGTTTAAGTCGCCAGGCATGCTGCCGGCGCCCAACGGGGACCCGCACGCAGCGGTCGCTTGCGTCCATGCCGGGCCGCCGATCTTCTATTCTCCCTACAACACGCGCGATGGCCGCGGCACCTGGGTCATCACTCGCGCCAGCGACCAGCGCCGGGTGCTGCAGGACGCTGAAACCTTTTCGAGCCATCGCAGCATCTTCGCATCCGCGCTGGGCGAAAACTGGCCGATGATCCCGCTCGAACTTGACCCACCGGCCCATGGCGTTTTTCGCTCACTGCTCAATCCGCTGCTTTCGCCAAAGCGGGCCATGGTATTGGAGCCGGCTATCCGCGAGCGAGCGGTCACGCTGATCGATAGGATTGCCGCAGCGGGCACAAGCTGCGACGTCATGAAGGAGTTCGCCTTTCCTTTCACGGTCAACATCTTCCTTCGCTTTCTAGGGTTGCCGGATCACCGGCTCGATACATTTGTCGGCTGGGCGAAAGATCTCATCCACGGCGACCATCTGAAACGACCGGCCGCTGCCCAGACAATTGTTGCCTTTATCGACGAACTTGCGACCAAGCGCCGTAAGGACCCGGTCGACGATTTTATGACCTTCATCCTGCAGGCACAGGTTGAGGGCCGCCAGCTAAGCGACGTGGAAGTCCGTGGCATCGGCGTGCTTGTGTTCGTCGCGGGGCTCGACACGGTGGCAGCTGCCATAGGCTTTGACTTGGCGTATCTCGCCCGCAACCTCAAAGATCAGGAACTGCTGCGGAGCGAACCGGACCGGATCGCGCTCGCAGTTGAAGAATTGCTGCGCGCCTATCCGACCGTTCAGATGATCCGAGTGGCAACCAAGGACATCGACTTCGAAGGAGTGCCGATCCGTAAGGGGGATTACGTTTCCTGCGCCACGATGATTGCCAATCGTGACCCGGCAGAATTCGAATGCCCCAACACGATCGATCTGGCGCGAGAGAACAACCGCCACGCCGCCTTTGGCTATGGTCCCCACCGCTGTCTTGGCTCACACCTTGCCCGGCGAGAGATTGTCATTGGCCTGGAGGAGTGGCTGGCGCGCATTCCGGCCTTCCGGATCAAGAAAGGTACGGCACCCATCACCTCTGGCGGCCATGTATTCGGGATCAAAAATCTGATCCTGCACTGGTCCTGA